The segment TTCGCAGACTCTGATATGTGGCTGTGCTGCATTCCAGTTCGCCAGAACCACGAACCGCTGTCGATCCGTCCTTTGACTGAGTGGCGGTTGGTGCTGCAACTGTATTCTGTGGCGTATGCAGCAGCTGACGCCGGGCAGCTGATGTCGACGATCCCAGTATGGGCTGCCGTAGTGCGCAATACTGTCTGCCACGCATTTCGTGCAGAAACGAAGTGATGGATTCGCACCAAATCGATTGGCGACACGTCCCATCTGTGTCTTGAGGCCTTTGCCGTCACCATAAATCAATGCGTGACGGACGGTGTCATGTCGATGTGAAGTCAGGAAAGGGCGGTGATATGGAAACAGCGTACCGAAATCAAGGATCTGATCAACTGTTTGGAATGGAAGCCAGTCTCCCAGTTGTCGTTGAACAGATTGAAGTCGCGTTGGCAGATCAATGCCGGGAACAATCGTCCTGCATGCGAATAACCTCTCCATACATTCACGCGGCGTTCCCAATGCGTTTAAAAGCGAAAATCGACTCAGCCACGAGTAGAGAAGTTCGTCGGGCAGCAGTGGCGGTGCATAGCCGAAGCCGGTCAATCTCATTTATGTCGCATCCATGCGAGCTCGTTCGTAAATCGAGCGTCAGCGTGCTAATGGATCCTCTTCTGGGAGATCGAATTCTGCGGGTGTGCTTGATCGGCTCTTGGGTGAACGCTTCGGTGATGCGGGCACGCTGTCGTTCGCGCTTGAGTATTCGTCGAACTCCTCACCGTAGTGGCCCTGTATGGCTTCTTCTTTTGCTCCAAGAAGCTTGCGTAGCGCGCGGTATTTTGGGCTGAAGATGAGGTCGTCGAAAGCAAGAAGCTTCTCGGGCTTATTGCTACGGAGTGCAGCGATTGCGGGCTGAAGGAATGCCATGTCTGTTGCAGCCGTCCTGGCAAAGGCGGTGGCATCAATAATTTCACGACCGCCGATTTCGTTTCGCTGCGAGAGCGTATACGCCAAGGCGGCGAATGCAGTGTTTCCTGCGGATGCGGCATGCCACGCGTCAAGAATTTCATTGGTCAACGGCGTCTTCTCCTTCACGTAGCTATAGTCCCAGTATGTCTCACAGAACTCAACCCATTGAGGATCTTTGCGAGCCATTGGTCGGAGCACTGTCTCACCATACGATGCGAGCTTTCTGGCATTGCGCACACTTCCTTCGATGACAGATTGAACGGCGGGAGTTGCCAGTGCAAGCAAGCTGATTCCAAGGCGCTCGATGATCTCGCTGAACAAGTTCAATACGAAGTCAGCATTCTGGCCTCGAGCGCTTCGAAGGTTCTGGACTTCATCCACGACCATGAAGCCGAGAGACACTGCAGTAGCGACTCGGTTCATCAGCTCCACCATGGGTGCGACGTTGCGTATTGCATTGGCCTGCCGGGCATAGCTCGTTCCGAGCAGCCGGTCGATTTCATCGAAGAACTGGATGCAAAGACTTTTCAACGTGGCGTCATGAGGAACTCGTAGTACGACATAGACAACTTGATGGCACTTCAGAACGGCGCCGTTGTAGTTTTCGTGTGCAATGACTTGCGGGTAACGCAGTAGGTAGGCAAGTGCAAAGGTCGTTTTCCCCATGCCACTGACTGCCATCATGAAATGGCCCTTGGCGGATGACTTCCAGTTGGCTGGAAACGGAAACCCGTCGGTGCCGCTCGTTGCTAGCGCATGGCGCCGTTGTCGGTCGATGTTTGTCAGGGGGTTTCGAGCCACATAGGTGTCTCGCATCATCGTTGCTAGTGCGATGCCAGCCTTCTGATATTCAGGGAATGGGAATACGAGATCGTTTACAGCAGACAGTTCCATGATGCGCACAACCTCACCTGCCCTCCGTGTGGTGGCCGTGGGTTTTGGTGGATAGTGCGATAACAGAGTTAGAAATTCGATCTTGGTCTGCTCTATTGGGGGGAGAGCCTCGATGAACGGATTGCCGGAAAACCGACTAACGCCAGTGTTGCGGTAGGTGGCGGTAGTTACTTCAATCTGGCTCACGCTTGTTCCTATTCCTGTGTTTTCGTATCAATTCAAGGCTGCGCAGGCGTTCGTCTTCTTCCAGGCTGGCCCAATCTGGAGTTGAGGGCTGTTGAGCTTCCAGTTTCCGGTCCTGCGATTGTGGGATGGTGTTGCCAAGGAGTTGCTCTTTCATCCGCGTTGTCTCCTGGTTTCTTGCCTCCAGCTGCTCAGCCTTGGGAAGTTTGACGGCGGGCCTACTGCCATTGTGGATCGTGGGACGCTTTTCGTTCTTGGCCACCACACGCGCAACTCGTCCGTCATGGTCTGCGCGTGCCCATAGCCGTGACGTGCGGCCCGCAAAACTTTCCTCTTCATCAAGGGATAGTCCCGCGATCTCGCTTGCGGCACCGGGCGTCATCGAGAATTTGGCCCATTCTCCCTGGTTGCTGGGGATGAAGATCTCTGTCGGGTATGTCTTGTCGAGCCGGATGTCAATAGACTTGGCTCGGCCAGTCGATTGCCTTGACAGCTCGGCAGCCTGCTCGTTATCGGGAACATACGGCCGGCTTTTGTATCTGAGAATTCCATTGGAAATACTGCCCTTGTCCGTGCTGAGCAGCAGGCGTTGATAATCTTCCTCGCAAAGCGGCGCCGAACGCAGCCCTGTCATATTTCTGAGCCCCCAAAGGTACGCATTATTCGGCGTCGGTTCTACGCCTGCCTGAGTCAAGATGCGCTTGCGTCGCAGCGTGCTATGAGGTCGGTTATTGTGGTCGACAATGATGTCGATGAGAAGTCGATAAGCATCGGCCAATGTGTGAACTGCGGCAGCCTCGGCCCTTCTGGCCGCCTTTTTGGTTCGTGGATCCAATGGGCGGTCTGCATACACGCCCTTTCTTCCGGATGCGGCCATGCGTCGTTTGATCTCGCGGATCAATCGTTCAACGATGGCTTTGCCGTCTGGACACAGTGGGGGAAGTGGCGTGAGGTCGATTCCCAAATCAAGAACCACGCTTTGCTCCATCGAGTCGCTCATGAAGTCAGCGCCTCTGTCCGGACAAATGACGGCTGGCATTCGTCCAATCGGCCAGCGAGTGTCTGTAATGTTGACGCCTAAGCGGTTAAAGCGCGCCTCTCGTGACGTGAAAGCAATGAGCAGTACGTGGCGCACTTCTTCGTACGAGGGTGAACGAAGTGAGATGTAAGCGGAGACGACAAATCGGCTCCACCGGTCGATGAGTAGGTAGATCGTCGGCTTGCCTACGTTTACCGGTTGATCGTCGCTTGAGACCAGATGCAGGCGCCCACCGGTGGCGTCGATTTCGTAAACCTCACCAGGCCCAGCCGCCCGAACTGAACCCAGATAACCAGGGTTGTGCCGATGTGTACGCATGTTTCGAGCGAGATCATCTGTGAGACGGAGGTGTCCATCGACGTAATACCGAAACTGACGGGCGGTGACGGGCTCGGGCCTGCCGCCTTTGATGTACTCGGCGTAGATAGATGGATGTCGCACACGGAACAGGCCGGCCAGGTAGTCCTCGTGTGCCGTCGTTTTGAACGCCGGCCCCTTTCTGAGCAGCTGCTGGAAGCTGGCCACCATATCTTCAATATCTGCGGAGGAAACTACGAAATCGTTGTGCCCCAATTCGATGGACAAGCCGGCTTGACGGCCTCGCCGCTTCGGCTGGTACTCTTGCGGCTCAGTCGGTTTTCTCTCGTAAGGAGCGTGGCCTGGCTTAATGCCTGGAGGTAATGAAAGCAGAGCGAGGCGAGTCCCGCCAAAGTAGTAGTACCTCAGAAGCGTGCGAAGTAAAGTTGTCTGGTTAGTTGCTGTCTCACTCGCATGCTTTCGTATTAGCGCGGTGAAAGTTTGGCGAGAGAGGTTTGCCTTGCGCTCGAAGGCTTTGACGAGCGGGGAGATCAAATGCCATGCGGCATCTAGTTGGCTTGAACGGTCTGTATCCGCCGCAGGCGGGTTCGTCAGAGCTGGTGGGAGTACCACTCTGCCCCATGCCGATGAGGGTAAAGACCCTAGGCTCTTGAGCTCAGCCAGCGGAATTACCTTTGGCCGGCGTGCATATCGCGCCTTCTCCGGCGTATCTATCCACATGGCATAGACACAATCATCAAAGACATGGGTCAGCCGGAGATAGCGACTGGAGTCTTGGCCAACGCGGAGCACCAGTCCGGGAGTAGGCGCGGGGTTGTCGGCAACTACTTGGAATTCAAGCATGGGCGGTGGTCGTTTGCAGTACGACAGGGTGGTTCAAGGCAAGCGGGTGGAAGAGCGAAGTCTCAATCCGATTGAACCAAGCGCAATACCTGAACACGTCTTCTACGACGGTGCTAGGTTGGCGAAGCGATTTCGAGAGCTGCGCCATCAACTCCTTCAAGGGCCGATTTGGAGTGTACGCAGCCTGAAACTGCTCCAAGAAGCGACTCTCCAACAATGGATCGGGGGAATACCGATGCCTGAACCATGCCCGCTGGAAGCGCAGATTCTCGAGCATTGTTTTATTGAAGCGCGTTGTATCCACTAGTGTCCATGGAATCTCGCGATCACGGCACCAAGCATGTTCCACAGCAAGGCGCTGACGAACACGTGGATCGCGTGCGTCGTTGGGCGACTTGACACTGGCAGCTCGGTACTTCAACTCTCCGTTGATCCGTTCGGTGATCAAGAAATCAATGGTGAACGGTTCTGGAAATCCCTTTCGAAGGGTATGGCGAACGCCATATTCCGAGCAGAGTTCAAGCGTGCGGTCGATGTCGAGAATCGGCCACTGCTCGCGGATGTCAACGGTGGTGGCCCGGCGTTCAACGAGAAAGAAGTAAATCGCCTCAAGCTCGGACAGCAAATGATGTGATCTACCGCTAAGAATCCCCTTGCTTACGAGTGATGTTCCCCGCGAAGGTACATCGCGTACCTTTAACCAAGGCACATAGACTGAGTCTTGGCATACCCCCCTGTGCCGTTTGATGCGAGTTCTTAGGTACGGTGGATAGAGGAGGGGATCGGGCTTCCAGTGCACGAGGCCAATTATGGCTTATTTGTCTAAAATACCCATAAATTTAGTCATTTAAAGCTTAGCGACGGCGCCGTAGGCGCACCAGGGTTCTCGGTTTGGACGCCGCTCACTTCGCGCAGCGAAGTTAAGGCCCTCTGGGCCGGCCGTAGCCACAAGCCCTTTCCCACATCTCGCCAAGAGCGTCACCGTCGAATGACGGAGACGCCCTCGGCGAGGGCGCCCGGAAATACATGTTCCGAGCCCCGAGGGAACGCTGCGCTCATCGGCGGATACGGGTTTACCCGGGCGCCCAGCCATCGCAGGATGATATGGAATGGGACGTAATCGGCATTGGACCCGGGACGCTCCGGTTTCTAAACTCCAGGGTCGCGCAGCAACGAACCTTCTCATCACGAACAATGGCAACAGATCACAAACAGGCATGGGTCGGCGTAGCAGGCGCGCTGCCATGTAGCGCGTGACGACGAGCTACCCCAGCACCATGCCCGACGTCGCCGCTCCCCAGCCCCGCGGTTTTGTGGTCGACCGCAAGGACGGCCGCCCGCAACTGCCCGGCAGCCTGCACACCAACCGCCGCCTGTCGCAATGGCTGGGTTTCGATGAGCCCGGCCGGGTGCACGTGTACACCGGCAAGGTCGAGTTGGGGCAGGGCATCCTCACCGCCTTGCTGCTCATCGTGGCCGAAGAGCTGGACGTGCCGCTGGAAAGCGTGCGCATCCGCAGTGCCAGCACCGCGATGGGCCCCGATGAAGGCGTGACCTCCGGCAGCCTGTCGGTGCAGGACAGCGGCGGCGCCTTGCGCCAGGTCTGCGCCGAAGTACGCGCCATGGCCCAGCAACGCGCGGCCGTGCTGGCCGGCCAGAGCGCTGACGCGATAGAGGTGCAGGCCGGGCGCTTCCGCACCGCGCAGGGGCAGGATCTGGGCGACTACACGAGCTTGCTCAAAGGTATTGATCTCGACATCGAGTGCGCGGGTGCGGCGCGGCCCAAGACGGCAGCGCAGCGCAGCCTGCTGGGGCAGGCCCGCCCCGAGCGCATCGACCTGGCCGACAAGGTGTTTGGCCAGGCCCGTTTCATCCAGGACCTGCGCCTGCCCGGTTTGCAACACGGCCGCGTGCTGCGCCCGCCCACGCTGGACGCCACCTTGGCCCACTGGCCGGCGCAAGAGGTCGCGGCGCTGCCGCCCGGCGTGCGCTGCTGGGCCGACGGGCGTTTCATCGCCATCGTCGCCGGCTCCGAGCGCGAGGCCGAGACGGCAGCCACCCGCCTGGCGGGCAAGATCAAGTGGCAGGCCGGTGCGCCCCTGCCCGAGGCGCATGCGCTGGACGCTTTCCTCAGTTCAGCCCCGAACGAGACCACGAAAACGGCCGAACGCGGTGAATCCGTGTGGCCCAGCGATGGCCTGCAACACCAGGCGGTCTACCTCAAGCCCTATCTGGCCCATGCCTCCATCGGCACCTCCTGCGCGCTGGCGCTGTGGGACGGCCGGCGCCTGGAGGTCTGGACCCACAGCCAGGGCATCCACAACCTGCGCGACGATCTGGTCAAGGCCCTGGCCCGCGAGGCCACGCCGGTGGCCAGGGACGACATCGTGGTCCACCACGTCGAGGGCTCGGGCTGTTACGGCCACAACGGCGCCGACGACGTGGCCTTTGACGCCGTGCTCATGGCCCTGCGCTGCCCCGGCCAGCCCGTGCGCGTGTTGTGGTCGCGCGCGGATGAGCTCACGCACAGCCCGCTGGGTGCGGCGCACCGCGTGGCGCTGCGGGCGCGGCTCGACAGCACCGGGCGCCTGAGCCACTGGCAGCACGAACTCTGGGCCAACGGCTACAGCTCACGCCCGGGCCGTGCGCCCGTGCCGGCCCTGCTGGCCGCCAGCGAACGCGCCGACGCCACGGCCCTGCCCCTGCCCATCAACCCGCCGCTGGCCGCCGGTGGTGGTGCCGAGCGCAATGCGGTGCCGGCCTATGTGGTGCCCAATCTCCAGGTCATCCACAACCGCCTGACCGTGATGCCGCTGCGCACCTCGGCCATCCGTGCGCTGGGGGCCTACGCCAATGTGTTTGCGATCGAGTCCTTCGTCGACGAACTCGCGCTGCAGGTCGGTGAAGAACCGCTGGCCTTCCGCCAGCGCCACCTCGAAGACCCGCGTGCGCTGGCCGTGCTGCAGGAAGTGGTGCAGCGCTCCACCTGGTGGGGCCGGCGGGCAGAAGAGCCCGAGGGCATAGGCCACGGCCTGGCCTGGGCGCGTTACAAGAACACGGGGGCCTGGTGCGCCGTGATTGCGCGCGTGCAGGTGGACGAGCAGGTGCGTGTGCTCAAGCTCGACCTGGCGGTCGACGTGGGCATGGTGGTGGACCTGGATGGTGTCATCAACCAGATCGAAGGCGGCGCGGTCCAGAGCGTGAGCTGGACGACCAAGGAACAGGTCACCTTTGATCGCGAGGCCATCACCAGCAACGAGTGGCTCACCTATCCGGTGCTGCGCTTCAGCGAGGTGCCAGAAGTGCGGGTGCACGTGATCGACCGGCCCGACGAACCACCGCTGGGCGCCGGCGAGGCTGCCCAAGGCCCGGTGGCCGCGGCATTGGCCAAT is part of the Rhodoferax sp. BAB1 genome and harbors:
- a CDS encoding molybdopterin cofactor-binding domain-containing protein → MPDVAAPQPRGFVVDRKDGRPQLPGSLHTNRRLSQWLGFDEPGRVHVYTGKVELGQGILTALLLIVAEELDVPLESVRIRSASTAMGPDEGVTSGSLSVQDSGGALRQVCAEVRAMAQQRAAVLAGQSADAIEVQAGRFRTAQGQDLGDYTSLLKGIDLDIECAGAARPKTAAQRSLLGQARPERIDLADKVFGQARFIQDLRLPGLQHGRVLRPPTLDATLAHWPAQEVAALPPGVRCWADGRFIAIVAGSEREAETAATRLAGKIKWQAGAPLPEAHALDAFLSSAPNETTKTAERGESVWPSDGLQHQAVYLKPYLAHASIGTSCALALWDGRRLEVWTHSQGIHNLRDDLVKALAREATPVARDDIVVHHVEGSGCYGHNGADDVAFDAVLMALRCPGQPVRVLWSRADELTHSPLGAAHRVALRARLDSTGRLSHWQHELWANGYSSRPGRAPVPALLAASERADATALPLPINPPLAAGGGAERNAVPAYVVPNLQVIHNRLTVMPLRTSAIRALGAYANVFAIESFVDELALQVGEEPLAFRQRHLEDPRALAVLQEVVQRSTWWGRRAEEPEGIGHGLAWARYKNTGAWCAVIARVQVDEQVRVLKLDLAVDVGMVVDLDGVINQIEGGAVQSVSWTTKEQVTFDREAITSNEWLTYPVLRFSEVPEVRVHVIDRPDEPPLGAGEAAQGPVAAALANAVFDALGVRVRELPLTADTLLRAVHAAEAA
- a CDS encoding ATP-binding protein yields the protein MSQIEVTTATYRNTGVSRFSGNPFIEALPPIEQTKIEFLTLLSHYPPKPTATTRRAGEVVRIMELSAVNDLVFPFPEYQKAGIALATMMRDTYVARNPLTNIDRQRRHALATSGTDGFPFPANWKSSAKGHFMMAVSGMGKTTFALAYLLRYPQVIAHENYNGAVLKCHQVVYVVLRVPHDATLKSLCIQFFDEIDRLLGTSYARQANAIRNVAPMVELMNRVATAVSLGFMVVDEVQNLRSARGQNADFVLNLFSEIIERLGISLLALATPAVQSVIEGSVRNARKLASYGETVLRPMARKDPQWVEFCETYWDYSYVKEKTPLTNEILDAWHAASAGNTAFAALAYTLSQRNEIGGREIIDATAFARTAATDMAFLQPAIAALRSNKPEKLLAFDDLIFSPKYRALRKLLGAKEEAIQGHYGEEFDEYSSANDSVPASPKRSPKSRSSTPAEFDLPEEDPLAR
- a CDS encoding TnsA endonuclease N-terminal domain-containing protein → MLSELEAIYFFLVERRATTVDIREQWPILDIDRTLELCSEYGVRHTLRKGFPEPFTIDFLITERINGELKYRAASVKSPNDARDPRVRQRLAVEHAWCRDREIPWTLVDTTRFNKTMLENLRFQRAWFRHRYSPDPLLESRFLEQFQAAYTPNRPLKELMAQLSKSLRQPSTVVEDVFRYCAWFNRIETSLFHPLALNHPVVLQTTTAHA
- a CDS encoding DDE-type integrase/transposase/recombinase, which codes for MLEFQVVADNPAPTPGLVLRVGQDSSRYLRLTHVFDDCVYAMWIDTPEKARYARRPKVIPLAELKSLGSLPSSAWGRVVLPPALTNPPAADTDRSSQLDAAWHLISPLVKAFERKANLSRQTFTALIRKHASETATNQTTLLRTLLRYYYFGGTRLALLSLPPGIKPGHAPYERKPTEPQEYQPKRRGRQAGLSIELGHNDFVVSSADIEDMVASFQQLLRKGPAFKTTAHEDYLAGLFRVRHPSIYAEYIKGGRPEPVTARQFRYYVDGHLRLTDDLARNMRTHRHNPGYLGSVRAAGPGEVYEIDATGGRLHLVSSDDQPVNVGKPTIYLLIDRWSRFVVSAYISLRSPSYEEVRHVLLIAFTSREARFNRLGVNITDTRWPIGRMPAVICPDRGADFMSDSMEQSVVLDLGIDLTPLPPLCPDGKAIVERLIREIKRRMAASGRKGVYADRPLDPRTKKAARRAEAAAVHTLADAYRLLIDIIVDHNNRPHSTLRRKRILTQAGVEPTPNNAYLWGLRNMTGLRSAPLCEEDYQRLLLSTDKGSISNGILRYKSRPYVPDNEQAAELSRQSTGRAKSIDIRLDKTYPTEIFIPSNQGEWAKFSMTPGAASEIAGLSLDEEESFAGRTSRLWARADHDGRVARVVAKNEKRPTIHNGSRPAVKLPKAEQLEARNQETTRMKEQLLGNTIPQSQDRKLEAQQPSTPDWASLEEDERLRSLELIRKHRNRNKREPD